The stretch of DNA caagaacagttagtaaTAAGCAaagttacagaagccaaaagacaAGGTTAGTATATTTAGGAactttctgaaactgtgagctatgATGGATTGGGTCTTTGTTCTGATTTTGGCAGGTTTTGGGGTCTACATGCTGGGCTCTTAGGTCAGAATGGTACCTTGGTGCCTCTAACATGGTGTCAGTTATGCTAAGATCTAGGGACCTGTTATATACCTGCAAACAGGAGGGACTCAGTCTTCAGGCCTCATCTCCTGAGTTACAGCTGAGGTGTGGGATATTTGTAAACTgtatgaagatgtattgctgtgattggtgtaataaaaagctgaatagccaatagctaggcaggggagtATAGgggggacttctggacagagaggactctgggaagaagaaaggcagagtcaccagccagatgtggaggaagcaggatgggcagtatggagatgaggtaatgagcctcatgaaagaatgtagattaaaaaatatgggttaatttaagttataagaactagttaggaacaagcctaagttaaggctgattttcataattaataataagtctctgtgtgtccttatttgcaggctggtggtcctgacaaGAAAGAACTACTAGAGTGTGCTGCTGTACAGTGTCAGCTGGCCCCTACACACCAGGACAAGGCAGGTCCACGAGACACTGACTGCATGAAGCTGCAGAAGAGGCCACACTGTCTATGGTGGGAAGTCAGGGTGGCTCTCATTTCTaaagggggtgggagtggggaccGACAGATAAGTGGCATGTCTGCAATGATGGGCACGTTCTGTCTGGATGGAGCTCCCcatgagctggagttacaagaggttgtaagccaccaaatgcgggtgctgggaactgaacttaggttcattggaagaacagcaagtgctcttaaccactgagcatctctttaGACCCTGAGATCTGAAGTCTTCATAGTTCTCAACATTGCACAAAAGTTTAAGTTCAAAGTTTCTTGTCAGAATCaaggccaaaaacaaaaacaaaaaccaaaaaaaaaaaaaaaacccaaaaaaacaaaaaacaaaaacaaaaaaatctgtgtgtgctgattagtttttttgtcaacttaacacaagctaaagCGAGTCATCCAGAAAGAGGGAATATTAACTGAGGGATTTCCTCCACCAGATCGACcttataggcaagtctgtgggggcatcttattgattaatgattgatgtgggagggcctggaccactgtgggcagtgtctcCCCTGGGCAGGTGCTCCTGGCGGTATAAGGAAGGTAGTTGAACATGGGTCTAGcagcagctttcctccatggttcctgcctctgctcctgtttgagtttctgccctgactacCTTCAGTGGTCAACTGTGCATGATGTGTCagacaaataagccctttccttccctggTTGCTCTTGGTCATGTGTTTGTTATGGCAGTAGAAAACCAAACCAGGGCACTGTGAAtacctgatatatatatatatatatatatatatatatatatatatatatatcccacaaGTTGCGTACTTCcagtacataataaaataaatgtcccTGTTCCAAAAGAGCCAAAGCAATACCAAAGCCCAACAGGGTAAACATCACCCTGGCCATCCCCATCCATGCCCAGGATCTCTGCAGTGTTGTGATGCCGATTCTAACAGGCATGGGCAGCCCTGTTCTTAGGGCCTTGAGATTTGCACCCACACAGCCTCTCTCCTGGGCTGGCTCCACTAGTTGTCCTGGCTCTCAACAGACATCCCATGTTCCTAGCATTTCTAATGACCTGGAGTTCCCCCTGAAGCTTAGAAGTTtactcttgtgtttttttttttttttttttttttgttgttgttgttgttgttgttgttttcaagacagggtttctctgtgtaacagccttggctgtcctggaacttacttcctagaccaggctggccttgaactcacagagatctgcctgcctctgcctcccgagtgctgggattaaaggcgtgagtcaccacctCCCTGAAGAAATTTACTCTTGTGACTTCATGCAATGCCCTGGGGAATGCCTGCAGGGACCCTGACCTTGCTACACATTGCCAAGTTTCTCCAACCTTTGAAATCTAGGTAGATGCTTCCATGGTTCAAAAAGTTACATTTTGGGTgcctgaaaaacaacaacaacaacaacaacaaagaaaaacaaacaaaaccacagcttCATGATATGCTGTCATGAACTTTTCTCTGCCCAATAgtccattattttttaattctgtctCAAGATCTCAAGACACAGGGAAATGTAGATAAATTCttttcttaacattttattttgttttgtatgtataaatactttgcctgtatatgtgtatgtgcactacatgtgtgcctgtgcctgtggaggccaaaaagaacacatcagatcccttggaactggagtcacagacagtcgTGAGATGCCATGTGACTTTTCtgtaagtgctcctaaccactggaccatctctctagcccccatctacaatttttttcaggttttaaaactttatttgcaCATTAAAAAATTGTGCATTCCAATAATTAAAATcatttgaacaaaaaaaaatggcactCTGATTAAACTGCATTTTACATCCTGCAGGACACCTTGGATTTGACTCTGTATCTCACCACCTCCCACCCAGCTTTTTCCTTCACCAACATACAAGTTCTTTTCCCTCCCTGCCAGCCAGACCGACAGATGGGTGGGAGAGGCAGGGGAGGCCTTCCTGGTCAGCAGTTCTGATTCTTTGATGTGAAAGGGGCAGCACAGGCATTTAAACTTGATCCAACCTCTTTGCATCTTACAAAGTTAAACAGCTAAGGAAGTAAAATAAGAAGGCAATGCTTGTGGAATGTACAGTGCATATTGGCGGCGCTCGCCTCATTACAATTTGCCAGCTTGCTTCTCCTGTTCAGTCGTTTCTTTTGAAGGCAGAGGatttttctcttgtgtttctgtcttctttaatttCAACTTAATGAATTTCTCAGTCTCAGCCA from Peromyscus eremicus chromosome 10, PerEre_H2_v1, whole genome shotgun sequence encodes:
- the LOC131920873 gene encoding thymosin beta-4-like, whose translation is MSDKPDMAETEKFIKLKLKKTETQEKNPLPSKETTEQEKQAGKL